Proteins encoded together in one Hevea brasiliensis isolate MT/VB/25A 57/8 chromosome 16, ASM3005281v1, whole genome shotgun sequence window:
- the LOC110665368 gene encoding abscisic stress-ripening protein 3: MAEEKHHHHPFHHHKEGEEAVDHRKEEKHHKHLERLGELGAAAAGAYALHEKHEAKKDPEHAHTHKIKEEVAAAAAVGAGGFVFHEHHEKKEAKKEDEEAHGKKHHHLF, from the exons ATGGCAGAAGAGaagcaccaccaccacccctTCCACCACCACAAGGAAGGAGAGGAAGCTGTTGACCACAGAAAGGAGGAGAAGCACCACAAGCATCTTGAGCGCCTGGGTGAACTAGGTGCTGCTGCTGCTGGCGCTTACGCCTTG CATGAGAAGCACGAGGCAAAGAAAGACCCAGAGCATGCCCATACGCACAAAATAAAAGAAGAGGTAGCTGCAGCAGCCGCAGTAGGAGCTGGGGGATTTGTCTTCCATGAGCATCATGAGAAGAAAGAAGCGAAGAAAGAGGATGAAGAAGCTCATGGAAAGAAGCACCACCATCTCTTTTAA